One Megalops cyprinoides isolate fMegCyp1 chromosome 4, fMegCyp1.pri, whole genome shotgun sequence genomic window carries:
- the gcn1 gene encoding eIF-2-alpha kinase activator GCN1 isoform X1, which yields MAADTQVSETLKRFAVKVTTASVRERREVLGELKECVSGKELPEPAIKGLCKLFCLTLHRYRDAASRRAVLSVIGLLADSQPVVTATSLLHCLLNSGVISKSGLPSKSTGAAASMAMSWTCLLARTVFPTPEKREGPVWKKLVEVQSLLLAEVVGGAQRNAVKSVLKNLSQLWKENPGLADQYMSTLLSLDQNPSSLALLGVCVDFCTSQKDTATIEKHKGALLDLYLKTVLMSKSRPHQHILERSSSVLRHVSHSEFKEQLLPALQKAMLRSPENCMQTISCLLAAVTLDLSQYAMDIGKGIASQLKANNPQLMEQAVQALQNLAQQCSDPSAVQDVVTHLFNILGGSEGKLTVFAQKISVLSGIGSCSHHAVSGSSSQTLSSAITVLFIPYLQQEVHEGTLVHAVGVLSQWSGRLTVEVPRPLLDWLKKAFTLKISTSPVRHAYLQAMLGAFRGDTLAQAGELVPLLIQTVEKAAAQNSQHALLSEGMAAAVMLCRLSLLDTQTEAKLAGFWNLILDEKKPLFTTEKFLSQASEEALCTVLQLCERLVLDHSHRLTNSKSQMYHHAVVVVLLSRSWRVRKQAQLTVKKLLSSLGGSSLALGLLGELRVVINTHKVLPPELLLSESGELTDLGRSYTPPRILKEALCVICSVAGQQNDPAEAERLATEVLIVAHHPSIEAARLGLWPVLLSQMNINAADFIDKHLDSILPRLLDSNTDNQQAVRNAVGALSVLSPGKLLPRVVEHVTEWLSNPALQQVTREEYAIMHTPEGELYDKSIIQSAQQESAKIGNLKRENKAYSFKEQIIELELQQEIKKKKGIKEEVQLTSKQKELMQNQLEKEAAIRKRLQGLDMELQCAVGLLEAVLSRRPLHLSWQLPGVLQIGMPLLHSPLAAPRLRQLFLDIGVCLMPQELRHLGVLVGQVTLRLLKPECPLDEAWGQEDLGVATQRTIQLLHAHTVPQREGKADVSRLSAPAFSFCFPLLHAVLSQPPGASEEAESMLVQALQVINEHAQLRSQADNPDLLVDENGPELLPRVNMLKLLTKVISTGAPRLQVLASHCLTSVCASAGGGQGCALAEQAEIDVLLQALLSPCFSVRDAALRGLLELELALPTDSAEASGLSVLRRLWVARFDVEEEGRALAEKLWESLCLELVPDLCSLLIGDVTHHEEAVRTAGAEALSSAVSQYRGQAPAVLGQLTELYHQKLYRPPPVLDALGRVISEAPPDQWEARCGIALALNKLSQYLDESQVTPLFLFFVPDALNDRHPEVRRCMLDAALSALNTHGKDNVSSLLPVFEEFLKNAPQDASYDSVRQSVVILMGSLAKHLDKSDPKVKPIVGKLIAALSTPSQQVQESVASCLPPLVPAIKEDAGGMVQNLLLLLLESDKYAERKGAAYGLAGLVKGLGILALKQQDIMSTLTDAIQDKKNFRRREGALFAFEMLCNMLGKLFEPYVVHVLPHLLLCFGDGNQYVREAADDCAKAVMRNLSAHGVKLVLPSLLVALEEESWRTKAGSVELLGAMAYCAPKQLSSCLPSIVPKLTEVLTDSHVKVQKAGQQALRQIGSVIRNPEILAITPILLDALTDPSRKTHHCLQTLLDTKFVHFIDAPSLALIMPIVQRAFQDRSTDTRKMAAQIIGNMYSLTDQKDLSPYLPSVIPGLKASLLDPVPEVRTVSAKALGAMVKGMGESCFEDLLPWLMETLASEQSSVDRSGAAQGLAEVMAGLGVEKLEKLMPDVVQTASKVDIASHVRDGYIMMFIYLPLTFGDKFTPYVGPIIPCILKALADENEYVRDTALRAGQRIISMYAETAIALLLPELEQGLFDDLWRIRFSSVQLLGDLLFHISGVTGKMTTETASEDDNFGTAQSNKAIIGALGAERRNRVLSGLYMGRSDTQLVVRQASLHVWKIVVSNTPRTLREILPTLFTLLLGFLASTCPDKRTIAARTLGDLVRKLGEKILPEIIPILEEGLRSDKSDERQGVCIGLSEIMKSTSKDAVLVFSESLVPTVRKALCDPLEEVREAAAKTFEQLHATIGHQALDDILPALLRQLEDEETAEFALDGLKQVMAVKSRSVLPYLVPKLTAPPVNTRVLAFLSAVAGDALTRHLGVILPALLSSLKDKLGTEEGQQELCSCQTVILAVDDEAGQRIIIEDLLEATRGPDAGLRQASVTMLNAYFARTRLDYSAHTRTLLSGLIRLLNDPNPEVLLQSWDTINSITKKLDAGSQLALIDDLHRDIRSAGAEAKGQHLPGFCLPKKGVTCILPVLREGVLTGSPEQKEEAARALGGVIRLTSPEALRPSVVNITGPLIRILGDRFSWTVKTALLETLTLLLAKVGIALKPFLPQLQTTFLKALQDSSRAVRLRAAEALGQLVSIHSKVDPLFSEQLSAIRNAEDSGVRETMLQALRFVIQGAGSKVDPAIRKNITTTLLGMLGHDEDATRMSSAGCVGELCAFLSEEELRSVLLQHTLADMSGVDWMVRHGRSLALAIAVKAAPGQLCGEEYGAAVLDAVLASATADRIPIATSGIRAMGYLMKHQLNSEGGAGVSPRIISQFAKCLQNQSSDIRLVTERVLWWVCRDPATPALDPSLVKPLLKSLLDNTKDKNTSVRAQSEHTIVSLLRLRQGDELLQSVSAILDSASNDLLSECSRRSLKKICSLPDSNEEIDDTILT from the exons ATGGCAGCGGACACgcag GTTTCAGAAACCTTGAAGAGATTCGCTGTGAAGGTGACAACAGCCAGCGTGAGAGAGCGGAGAGAGGTCCTAGGAGAGCTAAAAGAATGTGTCAGCGGCAAAG AGCTGCCAGAGCCAGCCATCAAGGGTCTGTGCAAGCTCTTCTGTCTCACCCTTCACAGATACAG GGATGCGGCCTCCCGCCGGGCTGTGCTGTCCGTTATTGGCCTCCTGGCGGATTCTCAGCCCGTCGTCACAGCAACCAGCCTCCTACACTGCCTTCTCAATAGCGGAGTCATCAGCAAGAGTGGGTTACCCAG TAAGAGTACAGGGGCCGCTGCATCCATGGCCATGTCCTGGACCTGCCTCCTGGCCCGCACTGTGTTCCCCACcccagagaagagagagggaccCGTCTGGAAGAAACTG GTGGAGGTCCAGAGTCTGCTGCTGGCGGAGGTGGTGGGCGGAGCCCAACGCAATGCCGTCAAATCAGTCCTCAAGAACCTCAGTCAGCTGTGGAAGGAG aaccCGGGCCTGGCGGATCAGTACATGAGCACCCTGCTCAGTTTGGATCAGAACCCCAGCTCACTGGCcctgctgggagtgtgtgtggacTTCTGTACATCGCAAAAAGACACGGCCACCATTGAGAAACACAAG GGTGCTCTGCTGGACCTGTACCTAAAGACTGTCTTAATGAGCAAGAGCAGACCGCACCAGCACATCCTG GAGAGGAGCAGCTCTGTTCTGCGGCACGTCTCCCACTCCGAGTTcaaggagcagctgctgccCGCCCTGCAGAAGGCCATGCTGCGCAGCCCGGAGAACTGCATGCAGA ccatTTCCTGCCTTCTGGCCGCCGTGACCCTTGACCTCAGTCAGTATGCCATGGATATTGGGAAGGGCATCGCCA GCCAGCTGAAGGCCAACAACCCTCAGCTGATGGAGCAGGCTGTGCAGGCCTTGCAGAACCTGGCCCAGCAGTGCAGTGACCCGAGCGCCGTGCAGGACGTCGTCACGCACCTCTTCAACATCCtcggag GTTCAGAGGGGAAACTCACAGTCTTTGCTCAGAAGATCAGCGTCCTGTCAG GGATTGGCAGCTGCAGTCACCATGCTGTGTCAGGATCGTCCAGTCAGACGCTCAGCTCCGCCATCACAGTGCTCTTCATCCCTTACCTGCAGCAGGAAG tgcacGAGGGCACCCTGGTGCACGCAGTGGGAGTCCTGTCCCAGTGGAGCGGGCGGCTCACTGTGGAGGTCCCTCGGCCCCTGCTGGACTGGCTGAAGAAGGCCTTCACCCTGAAGATATCCACCTCGCCTGTGCGCCACGCCTACCTCCAGGCCATGCTGGGGGCCTTCAGAG GTGACACTCTGGCACAGGCTGGCGAGCTCGTGCCCCTCCTCATACAGACAGTAGAGAAGGCAGCCGCTCAgaactcccagcatgccctgctCTCAGAGGGCATGGCTGCTGCCGTGATGCTGTGCCGGCTGTCTCTTCTGGACACGCAAACCG AGGCAAAGCTGGCTGGTTTCTGGAACCTGATACTGGATGAGAAGAAACCATTATTCACCACAGAGAAGTTCCTCTCACAGGCCAGTGAGGAAG CCCTGTGTACAGTACTGCAGCTTTGTGAGAGACTCGTCTTGGACCATTCCCATAGGCTCACCAACTCCAAGTCCCA GATGTATCACCATGCcgtggtggtggtgctgctgtCGCGGAGTTGGCGGGTCCGCAAACAGGCCCAGCTCACCGTCAAAAAACTGCTCTCTTCCCTGGGCGGCTCGAGCCTAGCCCTCGGCCTTCTGGGAGAGCTGCGGGTCGTCATCAACACGCATAAG GTGTTACccccagagctgctgctgtccgAGTCGGGGGAACTGACAGACCTGGGCCGCTCCTACACTCCCCCCCGCATCCTGAAGGAGGCGCTGTGTGTCATCTGCTCCGTGGCGGGCCAGCAGAACGACCCAGCCGAAGCCGAGCGCCTGGCCACCGAGGTCCTCATTGTGGCCCACCATCCCTCCATAG AAGCTGCTCGTTTGGGGCTGTGGCCGGTCCTGCTCTCACAGATGAACATCAACGCCGCCGACTTCATCGACAAACACCTGGACTCCATATTGCCCCGTCTGCTGGACAGCAACACtgacaaccag CAGGCGGTGCGGAACGCGGTGGGCGCCCTGTCAGTGCTGTCCCCGGGGAAGCTGCTCCCGCGGGTGGTGGAGCACGTGACGGAGTGGCTGAGCAACCCGGCCCTGCAGCAGGTCACCCGCGAGGAGTACGCCATCATGCACACACCAGAGGGGGAGCTCTACGACAAGAGCATCATCCAGAG cgCTCAGCAGGAGAGCGCCAAGATCGGCAACCTGAAGAGGGAGAACAAGGCCTACTCCTTCAAGGAGCAGATCAtcgagctggagctgcagcag GAGATCAAGAAGAAGAAGGGCATTAAAGAGGAGGTGCAGCTGACCAGCAAGCAGAAGGAGCTGATGCAGAaccagctggagaaggaggcCGCCATTCGCAAGAGGCTGCAGGGG ctgGACATGGAGCTGCAGTGTGCGGTTGGCCTGTTGGAGGCGGTGTTGAGCCGGAGGCCTCTGCACCTCTCCTGGCAGCTCCCGGGGGTCCTGCAGATCGGGATGCCCCTCCTGCACTCGCCCCTGGCCGCCCCCCGCCTGCGCCAGCTCTTCCTGGACATCGGGGTGTGCCTGATGCCCCAGGAGCTGCGCCACCTGG GTGTGCTGGTGGGACAGGTGACCCTGCGCCTGCTGAAGCCGGAGTGCCCCCTGGACGAGGCGTGGGGCCAGGAGGACCTGGGCGTGGCCACCCAGCGCACCATCCAGCTGCTGCACGCCCACACCGTCCCGCAGCGGGAGGGCAAGGCCG ACGTCTCGCGCCTCTCCGCCCCAGCCTTCTCCTTCTGCTTCCCGCTGCTGCACGCCGTGCTCAGCCAGCCGCCCGGCGCCAGCGAGGAGGCAGAGAGCATGCTGGTCCAGGCGCTGCAGGTGATCAACGAGCACGCCCAGCTCCGCTCCCAGGCTGACAACCCCGACCTGCTGGTGGACGAG AATGGCCCGGAACTACTTCCCCGTGTCAACATGCTGAAGCTCCTTACTAAGGTGATATCCACTGGCGCCCCCCGGCTGCAG GTGCTGGCCTCTCACTGCCTGACGTCAGTGTGTGCCAGCGCGGGAGGCGGGCAGGGCTGTGCTCTGGCGGAGCAGGCCGAGATCGACGTCCTGCTGCAGGCTCTGCTGTCCCCCTGCTTCTCTGTGCGGGACGCCGCCCTGAGG GGGCTgttggagctggagctggcccTGCCCACAGACAGCGCAGAGGCCAGCGGGCTGAGCGTGCTGCGGAGGCTCTGGGTGGCACGTTTCGACGTGGAGGAGGAGGGCCGGGCGCTGGCCGAGAA GCTGTGGGAGTCCCTGTGCCTGGAGCTGGTGCCGGACCTCTGCTCCCTGCTGATCGGGGACGTGACGCACCACGAGGAGGCGGTGCGCACGGCGGGGGCTGAGGCCCTGTCCAGCGCTGTCAGCCAGTACCGCGGCCAGGCGCCCGCCGTGCTCGGCCAGCTCACCGAGCTCTACCACCAGAAGCTCTAC AGACCCCCTCCTGTTCTGGACGCTCTGGGACGAGTCATTTCAGAAGCCCCGCCCGACCAATGGGAAGCCAG GTGTGGCATTGCCCTGGCCCTGAACAAGCTGTCGCAGTACCTGGATGAGTCCCAGGTCACACCCCTCTTCCTGTTCTTCGTCCCCGACGCGCTGAACGACCGCCACCCCGAGGTGCGGCGCTGCATGCTGGACGCTGCGCTGTCCGCCCTCAACACCCACGGCAAG gacaACGTGAGCTCCCTGCTGCCGGTGTTTGAGGAGTTCCTGAAGAACGCGCCGCAGGACGCCAGCTACGACTCCGTCCGCCAGAGCGTGGTCATTCTCATGGGCTCGCTGGCCAAGCACCTGGACAAGAGCGACCCCAAGGTCAAGCCCATCGTGGGCAAGCTCATCGCCGCCCTGTCCACACCCTCTCAGCAG gtgCAGGAGTCCGTGGCCAGCTGCCTGCCCCCGCTGGTGCCGGCCATTAAGGAGGACGCGGGGGGCATGGTGCAgaacctgctgctgctgctgctggagagcGACAAGTACGCCGAGCGCAAGGGCGCCGCGTACGGCCTGGCCGGCCTGGTGAAGGGCCTGGGCATCCTGGCCCTCAAGCAGCAGGACATCATGAGCACGCTGACCGACGCCATCCAGGACAAGAAGAACTTCCGCCGGAGAGagg GTGCCCTCTTTGCCTTTGAGATGCTGTGCAACATGCTGGGGAAGCTGTTTGAGCCCTATGTGGTCCACGTCTTACCCCACCTGCTGCTCTGCTTCGGGGACGGCAACCAGTATGTCAGAGAG gctGCTGACGACTGTGCCAAGGCCGTGATGAGGAACCTCAGTGCCCACGGGGTGAAGCTGGTGCTGCCCTCTCTGCTGGTGGCTCTGGAGGAAGAATCCTGGAGAACCAAAGCAG gcTCGGTGGAGCTCCTGGGGGCCATGGCGTACTGCGCCCCCAAGCAGCTGTCATCCTGCCTGCCCAGCATCGTCCCCAAGCTGACCGAGGTGCTGACCGACTCCCACGTCAAGGTGCAGAAGGCTGGCCAGCAGGCCCTGCGGCAGATCGGCTCCGTCATCCGCAACCCGGAGATCCTGG CCATTACCCCCATCCTGCTGGACGCCCTCACCGACCCGTCCCGCAAGACGCACCACTGCCTCCAGACGCTGCTGGACACCAAGTTCGTGCACTTCATCGACGCCCCTTCCCTGGCCCTCATCATGCCCATCGTCCAGCGCGCCTTCCAGGACCGCTCCACCGACACCCGCAAGATGGCCGCCCAGATCATCGGCAACATGTACTCGCTCACCGACCAGAAG GACCTGTCTCCCTACCTGCCCAGTGTCATCCCAGGACTCAAAGCCTCCCTGCTGGACCCTGTGCCTGAG GTGCGCACAGTATCTGCTAAAGCCCTGGGCGCCATGGTGAAGGGAATGGGTGAGTCGTGCTTCGAGGACCTGCTGCCCTGGCTGATGGAGACCCTCGCCTCCGAGCAGAGCTCTGTGGATCGTTCCGGCGCTGCTCAAG GCTTGGCCGAGGTGATGGCGGGGCTCGGggtggagaagctggagaagctgATGCCGGACGTGGTGCAGACGGCCAGCAAAGTGGACATCGCCTCCCACGTGCGAGACGGCTACATCATGATGTTCATCTACCTGCCCCTCACCTTCGGGGACAAGTTCACCCCCTATGTGGGCCCGATCATCCCCTGCATTCTCAAG gcTCTGGCGGACGAGAATGAGTATGTTCGGGACACTGCGCTGCGAGCAGGCCAGCGCATCATCAGCATGTACGCTGAGACGGCCATCGCCCTGCTGCTGCCCGAGCTGGAGCAGGGGCTGTTCGACGACCTGTGGAGGATCAG GTTCAGCTCGGTGCAGCTGCTGGGAGACCTGCTCTTCCACATCTCAGGAGTGACCGGTAAGATGACCACAGAGACGGCCTCCGAGGACGACAACTTCGGCACTGCGCAGTCCAACAAG GCCATCATCGGAGCCCTGGGCGCGGAACGGCGGAACCGGGTCCTGTCGGGTCTCTACATGGGCCGCTCCGACACCCAGCTGGTGGTGCGGCAGGCCTCCCTGCACGTGTGGAAGATCGTGGTGTCCAACACGCCCCGCACCCTCCGCGAGATCCTGCCCACCCTCTTCACCCTTCTGTTGGGCTTCCTGGCCTCCACCTGCCCCGACAAGAGAACG ATCGCCGCGCGGACGCTGGGGGACCTGGTGCGCAAACTGGGAGAGAAGATCCTTCCGGAAATCATCCCGATCCTGGAGGAGGGGCTGCGCTCGGACAAGAGCGACGAGAGGCAGGGCGTGTGCATCGGCCTGAGCGAGATCATGAAGTCCACCAGCAAGGACGCG GTGCTGGTGTTCTCGGAGTCTCTGGTGCCCACGGTTCGGAAGGCCCTGTGCGATCCGCTGGAGGAGGTGCGGGAGGCAGCCGCCAAAACGTTCGAGCAGCTGCACGCCACCATCGGCCACCAGGCGCTGGACGATATCCTGCCTGCCCTGCTCCGACAGCtg GAGGATGAGGAGACCGCAGAGTTTGCGCTGGATGGCCTGAAGCAGGTGATGGCGGTGAAGAGCCGGTCTGTGCTGCCTTACCTGGTGCCCAAG CTGACGGCCCCGCCCGTGAACACCCGCGTCCTGGCCTTCCTGTCTGCGGTGGCGGGAGACGCCCTGACGCGCCACCTGGGTGTCATTCTGCCCGCCCTCCTGTCCTCGCTGAAGGACAAGCTTGGCACCGAGGAGGGACAGCAG gagctgtgcagctgcCAGACGGTCATCCTGGCGGTGGACGACGAGGCCGGCCAGCGCATCATCATCGAGGACCTGCTGGAGGCCACGCGGGGACCGGACGCCGGGCTGAGGCAGGCCTCTGTCACCATGCTGAACGCCTACTTCGCCCGCACCCGGCTGGACTACAGCGCCCACACCCGCACGCTGCTCTCCGGCCTCATCCGGCTGCTCAACGACCCCAACCCCGAGGTGCTGCTCCAGAGCTGGGACACCATCAACTCCATCACCAAG AAGCTGGATGCAGGCAGCCAGCTGGCCCTGATCGACGACCTGCACAGAGACATCCGCTCAGCCGGCGCCGAGGCCAAGGGACAGCACCTGCCCGGCTTCTGCCTGCCCAAAAAG GGCGTGACCTGCATCCTGCCGGTGCTCAGAGAGGGCGTGCTGACCGGCAGCCCCGAGCAGAAGGAGGAGGCGGCACGGGCCCTGGGAGGGGTCATCCGCCTCACCTCGCCCGAGGCCCTCAGGCCCTCTGTGGTCAACATCACCGGGCCCCTCATCCGTATCCTGGGAGACCGATTCTCCTGGACCGTCAAGACCGCCCTGCTGGAGACACTCACCCTGCTGCTGGCTAAG GTGGGCATCGCCCTGAAGCCCTTCCTGCCGCAGCTCCAGACCACCTTCCTGAAGGCTCTGCAGGACTCCAGCCGGGCGGTGCGGCTGCGGGCGGCCGAGGCCCTGGGCCAGCTGGTGTCCATCCACAGCAAGGTCGACCCGCTCTTCAGCGAGCAGCTGTCCGCCATTCGCAACGCCGAGGACTCCGGGGTCAG ggaGACCATGCTGCAGGCTTTGCGGTTTGTCATCCAGGGCGCAGGGTCAAAGGTCGATCCAGCCATCCGCAAGAACATCACCACCACGTTGCTCGGCATGCTGGGACACGATGAG GACGCCACACGCATGTCCTCGGCTGGCTGTGTCGGGGAGCTGTGTGCCTTCCTGtctgaggaggagctgaggagtGTATTACTGCAGCATACCCTGG